The following coding sequences lie in one Saccharopolyspora hordei genomic window:
- a CDS encoding SDR family NAD(P)-dependent oxidoreductase, whose product MSGAVLVLGGRSEIGVAVAERLVKQGHGKVVLAARRSADLDAEEARLREVGATDVARVEFDADDVAAHGDLLRGVVEEHGPIDVAVTAFGVLGDQQRAERDAAHAISVVHTDYVAHISVLTHLANLLREQGSGKIVVFSSVAGVRVRRANYVYGSAKAGLDGFANGLSDALVGSGVDLLIVRPGFVIGRMTTGMDPAPWSSTPDQVADATVAALRKGRRVVWVPPVLRWVFAAMRLVPQALWRRMPR is encoded by the coding sequence ATGAGCGGAGCGGTACTGGTCCTCGGGGGCCGCAGCGAGATCGGCGTGGCGGTCGCGGAGCGCCTCGTCAAGCAGGGACACGGCAAGGTCGTGCTGGCGGCGCGGCGCTCGGCCGACCTCGACGCCGAGGAGGCGCGGCTGCGCGAGGTGGGCGCCACCGACGTGGCGCGGGTGGAGTTCGACGCCGACGACGTCGCCGCCCACGGCGACCTGCTGCGCGGCGTGGTGGAGGAGCACGGCCCGATCGACGTCGCGGTGACGGCCTTCGGCGTGCTCGGCGACCAGCAGCGCGCCGAGCGGGACGCGGCGCACGCCATCAGCGTCGTGCACACCGACTACGTCGCGCACATCAGCGTGCTGACGCACCTGGCGAACCTGCTGCGGGAGCAGGGCAGCGGGAAGATCGTGGTGTTCTCGTCGGTCGCCGGCGTGCGGGTGCGCCGCGCGAACTACGTCTACGGGTCGGCGAAGGCCGGGCTCGACGGGTTCGCCAACGGGCTGTCGGACGCGCTCGTCGGCAGCGGGGTGGACCTGCTGATCGTGCGGCCCGGTTTCGTCATCGGCCGGATGACCACGGGCATGGACCCGGCGCCGTGGTCCAGCACGCCGGACCAGGTCGCGGACGCCACCGTCGCGGCGCTGCGCAAGGGCCGCCGCGTGGTGTGGGTGCCGCCGGTCCTGCGCTGGGTCTTCGCGGCGATGCGGCTGGTGCCGCAGGCCCTCTGGCGCCGCATGCCCCGCTGA
- a CDS encoding SAM-dependent methyltransferase gives MADVDRPQIDTTKPSIARVYDAFVGGKDNFEVDRQVLRQIQEIAPEAIEVGRLCRAWLIRVVRFLAGGAEIDQFLDLGSGLPTAENTHQAAQRLNSEAKVIYVDNDPSVAAHGRALLEENENTHFVMADLRDPEAVLRDPLVTKHLDLSRPVGLIQCNTLHHVTDAEDPRRIMQTYVDALAPGSYVAISHLYNPDDGSEFAELAVESQARFNEMMGSCYYRRREEIQALFCGLEMVEPGLTYLFNWWPDGPLLREPDAGAHNLLGGVARKD, from the coding sequence ATGGCAGATGTTGACCGGCCACAGATCGACACCACCAAGCCCAGCATCGCGCGGGTCTACGACGCTTTCGTCGGTGGCAAGGACAACTTCGAGGTCGACCGCCAGGTCTTGCGGCAGATCCAGGAGATCGCCCCGGAGGCCATCGAGGTCGGTCGGCTGTGCCGGGCGTGGCTGATCCGGGTGGTGCGGTTCCTGGCCGGTGGCGCCGAGATCGACCAGTTCCTCGACCTGGGATCCGGCCTGCCCACCGCGGAGAACACCCACCAGGCGGCGCAGCGGCTCAACTCCGAGGCCAAGGTCATCTACGTGGACAACGACCCGTCGGTGGCGGCGCACGGCCGCGCGCTGCTGGAGGAGAACGAGAACACCCACTTCGTGATGGCCGACCTCCGCGACCCCGAGGCGGTCCTGCGCGACCCGCTGGTCACCAAGCACCTGGACCTGAGCCGGCCGGTCGGGCTCATCCAGTGCAACACGCTGCACCACGTGACCGACGCGGAGGACCCGCGGCGGATCATGCAGACCTACGTCGACGCGCTGGCGCCGGGCTCCTACGTCGCGATCTCGCACCTGTACAACCCGGACGACGGCAGCGAGTTCGCCGAGCTGGCGGTCGAGTCCCAGGCGCGCTTCAACGAGATGATGGGCAGCTGCTACTACCGCCGGCGCGAGGAGATCCAGGCCCTGTTCTGCGGTCTCGAGATGGTCGAGCCGGGCCTGACCTACCTGTTCAACTGGTGGCCCGACGGCCCGCTGCTGCGCGAGCCCGACGCCGGGGCGCACAACCTCCTCGGCGGCGTGGCCCGCAAGGACTAG
- a CDS encoding GTP-binding protein, translating into MDSVGYSAPGLGSPPQPTGNAGTTSTSAKIVVAGGFGVGKTTFVGSVSEIVPLTTEAVMTEASRGVDDLGATPNKATTTVAMDFGRITLASDLILYLFGTPGQQRFWFMWDDLVKGAIGAVVLVDTRRLADSFSAVDFFEDRGLPYLVGVNCFDGKMLHSIEQVREAMAIGPEVPIGPCDARDRESTKRTLIALVEHAMRHWSARQSG; encoded by the coding sequence GTGGACTCCGTCGGCTATAGCGCGCCCGGCCTCGGCTCCCCGCCGCAGCCCACCGGCAACGCCGGCACCACGTCGACCTCGGCGAAGATCGTGGTGGCCGGTGGGTTCGGTGTCGGCAAGACGACGTTCGTCGGCTCGGTGTCGGAGATCGTGCCGCTGACCACCGAGGCGGTGATGACCGAGGCGAGTCGCGGCGTCGACGACCTGGGGGCGACGCCGAACAAGGCCACCACCACCGTGGCGATGGACTTCGGTCGCATCACGCTGGCCTCCGACCTGATCCTGTACCTGTTCGGCACCCCGGGCCAGCAGCGGTTCTGGTTCATGTGGGACGACCTGGTCAAGGGCGCGATCGGTGCGGTCGTGCTGGTGGACACCCGCCGGCTGGCCGACTCGTTCTCGGCGGTCGACTTCTTCGAGGACCGCGGCCTGCCGTACCTGGTCGGGGTGAACTGCTTCGACGGGAAGATGCTGCACTCCATCGAGCAGGTCCGCGAGGCGATGGCGATCGGGCCGGAGGTGCCGATCGGCCCGTGCGACGCCCGCGACCGCGAGTCCACCAAGCGCACCCTCATCGCGCTGGTGGAGCACGCGATGCGGCACTGGAGCGCTCGCCAGTCGGGCTGA
- a CDS encoding DUF742 domain-containing protein encodes MSRRPEPPRGRRRDSSDSGFADVVNAFTFGSSPKRKRKGRDEVEQHDDPRGERYEAPEQQSYVDQPQQSYVDEPVEEPAAPAASSIRSYTWTGGRTRSTHNLELETLVSVGEGYRPGAAVRLEHQSIAELCQQPRSVAEVGALLSVPIGVARVLLADMAELGLITVHHTVSESGSAPHMLLMERVLSGLRRL; translated from the coding sequence ATGAGCAGGAGACCAGAACCCCCGCGGGGGCGAAGACGCGACAGCAGTGACAGCGGCTTCGCCGACGTCGTCAACGCGTTCACCTTCGGCAGCAGCCCCAAGCGCAAGCGCAAGGGGCGGGACGAGGTCGAGCAGCACGACGACCCGCGCGGCGAGCGGTACGAGGCGCCGGAGCAGCAGTCCTACGTGGACCAACCACAGCAGTCCTACGTGGACGAACCGGTGGAGGAGCCTGCTGCTCCGGCCGCGTCGAGCATCCGCTCCTACACCTGGACCGGTGGGCGCACCAGGTCCACCCACAACTTGGAACTGGAAACCCTCGTTTCGGTCGGCGAGGGTTACCGCCCGGGCGCAGCAGTTCGACTGGAGCACCAGTCGATCGCCGAGCTGTGCCAACAACCCCGGTCGGTCGCGGAAGTGGGGGCGCTGTTGTCCGTGCCCATCGGGGTGGCCCGCGTGCTGCTGGCCGACATGGCCGAACTGGGGTTGATCACCGTGCACCACACGGTGAGCGAAAGCGGTAGCGCACCACACATGTTGTTGATGGAAAGGGTTTTGAGTGGACTCCGTCGGCTATAG
- a CDS encoding roadblock/LC7 domain-containing protein — MSAQMISRRFGWLITDFVERVAGVAHAIVVSADGLVLTASATLPRDRADQLAAVASGLLSLTQGSAKCFEAGRVIQTIVEMERGTLLQMGISDGSCLTVLAAPHCDMGLIAYEMTMLVERVGQMLTPEIRSQLQGSTGALV, encoded by the coding sequence ATGAGTGCACAGATGATTTCCCGCAGGTTCGGCTGGCTGATCACCGACTTCGTCGAACGCGTGGCCGGCGTGGCGCACGCGATAGTGGTGTCGGCAGACGGGCTGGTGCTGACCGCGTCGGCGACCCTGCCCCGGGACCGGGCCGACCAGCTGGCAGCGGTCGCCTCGGGGCTGCTGAGCCTCACCCAGGGCTCGGCGAAGTGCTTCGAAGCCGGTCGCGTCATCCAGACCATCGTGGAGATGGAGCGCGGCACGCTGCTGCAGATGGGCATCAGCGACGGCTCGTGCCTGACCGTGCTCGCTGCCCCGCACTGCGACATGGGGCTGATCGCCTACGAGATGACCATGCTCGTGGAGCGGGTCGGCCAGATGCTGACCCCGGAGATCCGCTCGCAGCTGCAGGGCTCGACGGGCGCACTCGTGTGA